In Pseudocalidococcus azoricus BACA0444, a single genomic region encodes these proteins:
- a CDS encoding aldolase catalytic domain-containing protein: MIKLLDCTLRDGGYYNSWNFSQNLIHDYLQSMAAISVDYVELGFRGFPQDDFLGGCAYTTDTFIRSLTIPENLKIGVMVNASELIKYADGIIPALHQLFKPASDSPVSLVRIPCHYYEFEQTLLGCEWLKDQGYQVGINLMQVADRSLVEVQQLSQIASHYHLDVLYFADSMGSMNPKQTSQIIHALREGWSGDLGIHTHDNMGRALSNCVQAVKDGVTWIDGTVTGMGRGAGNVKTEYLVVELAEIRPNVSCNIIPLMELISNYFSPMQHEYGWGTNTYYYLAGKYGIHPTYIQEMLADNRYLDEDILGVIDHLKSSGGKRFSLNALNSARHFYTGEPIGTWSPKSLIAGRDVLILGTGPGVEVHQQALENFISSQHPIVIALNTQTHIASDLIDLRAACHPVRLLADCQEHLNLSQPLVIPYSMLSKDIRNELEGKELLDFGLVVQSETFKFEDNYCILPTSMVIAYSLAIATSGRAKKILLAGFDGYGSDDLRNHEMDYLLNLYSSTPGALPLVAITPTKYRIKRTSVYEVG; encoded by the coding sequence ATGATTAAGCTCCTAGACTGTACTTTGAGAGATGGTGGATACTATAATTCTTGGAATTTTTCACAAAATTTAATCCATGATTATCTTCAGTCTATGGCGGCTATTTCCGTGGATTATGTTGAGCTGGGCTTCCGTGGATTTCCTCAGGATGATTTTTTGGGTGGGTGTGCATATACTACCGATACATTTATACGCAGTCTAACCATACCAGAGAACTTAAAGATTGGGGTAATGGTTAATGCGAGTGAGTTAATTAAATATGCAGATGGAATTATCCCTGCCCTTCATCAGTTGTTTAAGCCCGCTAGTGATTCTCCAGTTTCATTAGTCCGTATTCCTTGTCACTACTATGAATTTGAACAAACTTTATTAGGATGTGAATGGTTGAAAGACCAAGGCTATCAGGTAGGTATTAACTTAATGCAAGTTGCAGATCGTTCATTAGTCGAAGTTCAACAGTTGTCCCAAATTGCTAGTCATTATCATTTAGATGTTTTGTACTTTGCCGATAGTATGGGTAGTATGAATCCTAAACAAACATCACAGATTATCCATGCCCTACGTGAAGGCTGGTCAGGAGACTTAGGGATTCATACCCACGATAATATGGGACGAGCATTATCTAACTGTGTACAAGCAGTTAAGGATGGTGTTACCTGGATTGATGGAACTGTAACAGGTATGGGACGTGGAGCCGGAAATGTTAAAACTGAGTATCTTGTTGTTGAATTAGCTGAAATTCGTCCTAATGTGTCATGTAACATTATACCTCTGATGGAATTGATTTCAAACTACTTTAGTCCAATGCAACATGAATATGGTTGGGGGACAAACACGTACTATTATTTGGCCGGAAAGTATGGTATTCATCCGACTTATATTCAAGAAATGCTAGCAGATAATCGTTATTTGGATGAGGATATTTTAGGTGTAATTGATCATTTAAAATCATCAGGTGGGAAGAGGTTTAGTCTTAATGCTCTTAATTCAGCACGACATTTCTATACAGGAGAACCTATTGGAACTTGGTCTCCAAAATCATTAATTGCCGGTAGAGATGTTTTAATTCTAGGAACAGGGCCTGGAGTAGAAGTTCATCAGCAAGCTTTGGAAAATTTTATTAGTTCTCAGCACCCTATCGTTATTGCTTTAAATACTCAGACTCATATTGCTTCAGATTTAATTGACTTAAGAGCAGCATGTCATCCGGTTCGCTTATTAGCTGATTGTCAAGAACACTTAAATTTATCTCAGCCCTTAGTTATTCCATATTCAATGTTATCTAAAGATATTAGAAATGAATTAGAAGGTAAAGAGCTTTTAGACTTTGGCTTGGTAGTACAATCTGAAACCTTTAAGTTTGAAGACAACTACTGTATATTACCTACTTCTATGGTTATCGCCTACTCCTTGGCAATTGCGACCAGTGGGAGGGCTAAAAAAATCCTACTGGCTGGCTTTGATGGTTATGGATCGGATGATTTGCGAAATCATGAAATGGATTACCTGTTGAATCTTTACAGTTCAACTCCAGGGGCATTGCCTCTTGTTGCTATCACACCGACTAAATATAGAATTAAGAGAACTAGTGTTTATGAGGTAGGTTAA
- a CDS encoding acyltransferase → MFQFLLNFIFRVFDRFMRDYEKFKIKRMKSCFKSCGNNVEINNVAITPWPKVEVGDNVIINSYTNIFAGGGVIIGSGTLISSNCVIVSVTHPTNTTDRFNAECIRKPVTIGQNVWIGAGVIILPGVYIGNNSVIGAGAIVTKDVPSNTVVVGNPARILRTMEF, encoded by the coding sequence ATGTTTCAATTTTTATTGAATTTTATATTTAGAGTATTTGATAGGTTCATGCGTGATTATGAAAAATTTAAAATTAAACGTATGAAAAGCTGCTTTAAATCCTGCGGCAATAATGTTGAAATTAATAATGTGGCAATTACCCCTTGGCCAAAAGTTGAAGTTGGTGATAATGTTATCATCAATTCATATACAAATATCTTTGCTGGTGGGGGAGTAATAATTGGTTCAGGGACACTGATTTCCAGTAATTGTGTTATTGTAAGCGTAACCCATCCAACTAACACCACTGATCGGTTCAATGCAGAGTGTATTCGTAAGCCCGTTACGATTGGTCAAAATGTTTGGATTGGAGCAGGAGTGATAATTTTGCCAGGAGTATATATTGGCAACAATTCTGTTATCGGAGCTGGAGCTATTGTCACAAAAGATGTTCCCTCAAATACAGTTGTCGTTGGTAATCCAGCACGGATTTTAAGAACTATGGAATTCTAA
- a CDS encoding glycosyltransferase family A protein, with product MLLEILIPTFNREKFLIKNLDLLNSQISKLPNPTQVGVIISDNCSSDDTVKVVQEYIAKSSLKIRLLQQDCNRGLEINAVNALYAATAPWVMFLGDDDYLPDEYLEFIIEQVSTRRDLGCIIPGSSRLYSNGDIKIAHGDKDKLTYLKPGFKSVLKISYFGHQLSGLTFLRDETMIEKYTTSKYRNIQLFIYFIAFNINIKSSIYAEKYKILVSHFNHRHWNFDESGLLIDNYLNYLLLYQKNIFKGILACIVFTDKQKWRLRIGSIKKSFRSLNNILHSNRIPISLKGALVAYFIYASSYSLFQRILR from the coding sequence ATGCTCTTAGAAATCCTTATTCCAACATTTAATCGAGAAAAGTTTTTAATCAAAAACCTTGATTTATTAAACTCTCAAATCTCCAAACTGCCCAATCCTACTCAAGTAGGAGTTATTATTTCTGATAATTGTTCAAGTGATGATACAGTTAAAGTCGTTCAAGAATATATAGCGAAATCATCATTAAAAATTCGCTTGTTACAGCAGGATTGCAATAGGGGCTTAGAAATAAATGCTGTTAATGCTTTATATGCTGCAACTGCTCCATGGGTCATGTTTTTAGGAGATGATGATTATTTGCCTGATGAATATTTAGAATTTATTATCGAGCAAGTTTCAACAAGGCGTGATTTAGGCTGTATTATTCCTGGATCTTCTCGATTATACTCTAATGGTGATATAAAAATTGCTCATGGGGATAAAGATAAGCTAACTTACTTAAAACCAGGATTTAAGTCTGTTTTAAAAATCTCCTATTTTGGACATCAACTCAGTGGTCTCACATTCTTAAGAGATGAGACAATGATTGAAAAATACACAACTAGTAAATATAGAAATATTCAGTTGTTTATTTATTTTATCGCATTCAATATAAATATCAAGAGCTCCATTTATGCTGAAAAATATAAGATACTTGTTTCTCACTTTAATCATAGACATTGGAACTTTGATGAATCAGGGTTACTAATTGATAATTATTTGAATTATTTATTGTTATATCAAAAAAATATATTCAAAGGAATTCTTGCTTGTATTGTATTTACGGATAAGCAAAAATGGAGACTTAGAATTGGAAGTATTAAAAAGTCGTTTAGAAGTTTGAATAATATATTGCATAGCAATAGAATCCCTATAAGCTTAAAAGGAGCACTAGTAGCTTATTTTATATACGCATCCTCTTACAGCCTTTTTCAAAGAATTTTAAGATAG
- a CDS encoding NAD-dependent epimerase/dehydratase family protein: MKVLVTGGCGFLGSNIASFYLDQGAEVFIIDALFRLGSEKNKEWLNQKAAKNQLTIEEFDVANKIDVEHFFKTHGRFDRIAHLAGQVAMTTSMTDPYRDFLTNVVGTFNILEATRHFSPDATLIYSSTNKVYGELKNLVFIEEETRFVAPDYPRGLDETYPLDFSSPYGCSKGAADQYMRDWHRNFGLKTIVFRHSSIFGGRQFSTFDQGWVGWFIAQALEQEKRMKDGLSIDSFTIAGNGKQVRDVLHAEDLVRLYHQAFEIGDKIQGEIFNIGGGMDNSLSLLELFHYLEEILKVKLLYKSLEWRHSDQKIFVADIGKVKNLIQWSPQLSKNDGIVKQLVWIKNQHQI, from the coding sequence ATGAAAGTTCTAGTTACAGGTGGTTGTGGTTTTTTGGGTAGCAATATTGCCTCCTTTTACTTAGATCAGGGTGCTGAAGTATTTATTATTGATGCGCTTTTTCGTCTCGGCTCTGAGAAAAATAAGGAATGGCTGAATCAAAAAGCAGCTAAGAATCAGTTAACTATTGAAGAATTTGATGTTGCCAATAAAATTGATGTTGAGCACTTTTTCAAGACTCATGGAAGATTTGATCGAATTGCTCATTTGGCTGGTCAAGTTGCAATGACAACTTCAATGACAGATCCTTACAGAGATTTTTTAACTAATGTTGTCGGTACATTTAATATTCTTGAGGCAACTCGACACTTTTCTCCAGATGCAACTCTCATTTACTCAAGTACCAATAAGGTTTACGGAGAATTGAAAAATTTAGTTTTTATTGAGGAAGAAACTCGATTTGTCGCTCCCGATTATCCCCGTGGCTTAGATGAGACTTACCCTCTTGATTTCTCAAGTCCCTATGGTTGTTCTAAGGGGGCTGCAGATCAATATATGCGCGATTGGCATCGAAATTTTGGCCTAAAAACAATTGTTTTTCGTCACTCTTCAATTTTTGGTGGCCGTCAGTTTTCTACCTTTGATCAGGGATGGGTAGGATGGTTTATTGCTCAAGCTCTCGAGCAGGAAAAACGAATGAAAGATGGCTTGTCCATTGATTCATTTACCATTGCAGGAAATGGCAAGCAGGTGCGAGATGTTCTTCATGCAGAAGATTTGGTTAGACTGTATCATCAGGCATTTGAAATTGGAGATAAAATCCAAGGCGAAATATTTAATATCGGTGGTGGGATGGATAATAGCTTGTCCCTGCTCGAACTATTTCATTACTTGGAAGAAATATTGAAAGTCAAGTTATTGTATAAATCATTAGAATGGCGTCATTCTGATCAAAAGATCTTTGTTGCAGATATAGGTAAGGTAAAGAATCTAATTCAATGGTCGCCTCAACTAAGTAAAAATGATGGTATAGTAAAGCAGCTTGTTTGGATTAAAAATCAACATCAAATATGA